From Paenibacillus polymyxa, the proteins below share one genomic window:
- a CDS encoding NAD-dependent malic enzyme, whose amino-acid sequence MRAFHVTEDGTIETKLTGKDLLANPLLNKGVAFTLEERQQLGLDGLLPPTILTIEEQVQRVYEQFQSQPDNLRKNVALNDLFNRNTVLYYRLLSEHLSEMLPIVYTPTVGQAIQEYSHEYHKPGGMYLSIDNLAGIKEAFKNLNLGPDDIDLIVATDSESILGIGDWGVGGINISIGKLAVYTAAAGIDPSRVLAVVLDAGTNNEKLLEDPLYMGNRHKRVRGEQYDQFIDTYVQAALSSFPNALLHWEDLGNVNARNIINKYGNNILTFNDDIQGTGAVTLAGVMSGVQLSGIPLSKHRVLVFGPGAAGIGNADQISAAMMLEGLSETEARRNFWAYDYRGLLTNETEGLFPFQVPYVRDAAECRDWEHAEDGKIPLLEVIRRVKPTIMIGTSGVAGAFSEEIVKEMAKHTERPIIMPMSNPTPLAEATPEDLIHWTEGKALIATGSPFEPVIYNNIKFEIGQSNNAFVFPGLGLGAIVVKSKIITDSMFAAAAHAVAQMVDLSQPGASLLPKINELREVSEAVAVAVAKAAVQDGVARHQPDDIVQAVRESMWECKYKPIKQYGQEAVLV is encoded by the coding sequence ATGCGTGCTTTTCATGTTACGGAAGATGGAACTATCGAAACCAAATTAACCGGAAAGGATCTTCTTGCCAACCCACTGCTGAACAAAGGAGTGGCTTTTACGCTGGAAGAGCGTCAGCAGCTTGGACTTGACGGCCTCCTTCCTCCTACCATATTAACTATTGAGGAACAGGTTCAACGGGTATACGAGCAATTTCAAAGCCAACCAGATAATTTGCGTAAAAACGTTGCATTAAATGATCTTTTTAATCGGAATACCGTCCTTTATTATCGTTTGCTTTCCGAGCACCTGAGCGAGATGCTTCCGATTGTTTATACACCAACAGTCGGTCAGGCTATTCAGGAATACAGTCATGAATATCATAAACCAGGTGGTATGTATTTATCTATTGATAACCTTGCTGGCATCAAAGAAGCTTTTAAGAATTTGAACTTGGGTCCTGATGATATCGACCTGATTGTAGCCACAGATTCTGAAAGTATTTTGGGAATTGGGGACTGGGGAGTTGGCGGTATTAACATCTCTATTGGTAAGCTTGCTGTATATACAGCCGCTGCTGGTATTGATCCTAGCCGGGTACTGGCCGTTGTGCTGGATGCGGGTACAAACAACGAAAAGCTGTTAGAAGATCCTTTATACATGGGGAATCGTCATAAGCGTGTACGTGGAGAACAATATGATCAATTTATTGATACTTATGTTCAAGCTGCACTTTCTTCTTTCCCGAACGCACTGCTGCACTGGGAGGATCTAGGTAACGTCAATGCTCGGAATATTATCAACAAGTACGGAAATAATATTTTAACGTTTAATGATGACATTCAAGGTACTGGCGCGGTTACACTAGCAGGTGTGATGTCTGGTGTCCAATTGTCCGGAATCCCACTGAGCAAGCATCGGGTTCTAGTGTTTGGTCCAGGAGCTGCCGGAATCGGCAATGCAGACCAAATTAGTGCGGCTATGATGCTCGAAGGATTGTCAGAAACTGAAGCAAGACGTAACTTCTGGGCATATGATTACCGTGGTCTGCTTACCAATGAAACGGAAGGACTTTTCCCATTCCAGGTCCCTTATGTGCGTGATGCTGCCGAATGCCGTGACTGGGAGCATGCTGAAGATGGCAAAATCCCTCTGCTTGAAGTCATTCGCCGTGTGAAACCGACGATTATGATCGGAACTTCCGGTGTTGCTGGAGCATTTAGTGAGGAAATCGTGAAAGAGATGGCCAAGCATACAGAACGCCCTATTATTATGCCAATGTCCAATCCGACTCCTCTGGCAGAGGCAACTCCTGAAGACCTGATCCACTGGACGGAAGGAAAAGCCCTTATTGCAACAGGAAGTCCTTTTGAGCCAGTAATCTACAACAATATTAAGTTTGAAATTGGACAATCCAATAATGCTTTCGTATTCCCAGGTCTTGGTCTTGGAGCAATCGTAGTAAAATCCAAAATTATAACAGATAGCATGTTTGCAGCAGCTGCCCATGCAGTAGCTCAAATGGTTGATTTGTCACAGCCTGGTGCTTCCCTGCTGCCAAAAATCAACGAACTGCGAGAAGTATCTGAAGCTGTAGCAGTGGCAGTCGCCAAGGCAGCCGTTCAAGATGGAGTTGCGCGTCATCAGCCGGATGATATCGTACAAGCGGTTCGGGAATCCATGTGGGAATGCAAATATAAACCCATCAAACAGTATGGACAGGAAGCCGTTCTGGTTTAA